The Deinococcus betulae sequence TAGAGGGCGAGGTGGTGGCCTGCGGCGGCGTGGCCCTGGACGACGACATGCAGACCGGCTTTTTTGTCTGGGGCATGGTGGCGCGCGAGCGGCAGGGTCAGGGCCTGGGGACTGTGCTGGTCGACGCCCGCCTGCGTCTGCTGCGCGACCTGGGCGCGCGCCGGGTCTGCCTGGACACCAGCCAGCTCACAGCGCCGTTCTATGAGCGGCTGGGCTTTGAAGTCCGGCAGCGCACGCCCGAGGGCTACGGGCGTGGCCTGGACCGCCTGGAGATGGAACGGGCCCTATAAGGGCACTTGATAAAAGCGCCAACAGAACGCCAATAGAACAAAGCAAAAACCCACCCGAACGGGTGGGTTCTGACTGGCTGGGGCACTAGGACTCGAACCTAGATTAACGGTGTCAGAGACCGTCGTCCTGCCATTAGACGATGCCCCAACGCAACTCTGACTGCTGCCAAAAGCAGCGTCAGGGAGTATAGATGCCCGGAGCGGCAGGCGTCAAGGCTCACCCCCAACACCGGGCCAGCGCGGCCCCGGACTGATTCCACGTTAAAACAGCGCTGGACCGCGTTCAGAGCGCAGTTGGCGCGCTTCGCCAAACTCTGATACACTGAGGTGTTGCCGCGCCCGTTGCCAGGTCATGACCGCAGAGTCAGCTTCGCAAGGAGAGCAGGTATCAGGCCAGTGCAGGGGCCGCAGTGCCCCCGCACTCAGGAGGACAGGAGTTCATGGAAGACAACACCCAGACCCCCGCCCAGCAAGGCGGGACTCAGCCCACGACGGGCACCACCCAGCCCAGCGCCCCCACCCCCGTGGAGGAGCGCGAGTACCCCGCGATGACCATGGAGGACATCCTCGCCAGTGAGGCGCAGGAGCCCCAGAGCGTCACGCGCGGTGACATCGTGGACGGCACCATCGTGTTCATTGGCCAGGAAGGCATCGCCGTGGACATTGGTGCAAAAGTTGAGGGCATCATTCCCCTCAACCAGCTCGGCGACGAGCCGGTCACGCTGGAGCAGGCCCAGGAGATGTACAAGGCCGGCGAACAGATTGAGGCCTACGTGGTGCGCGTTGACCTGCCCAACAGCCAGATTGTGCTGAGCAAGAAGCGTGCCGACCAGGACAAGGGCTGGCGCGTTCTTGAAAAGATGCAGGAACAGGGCGAGGCCTTTGAGGTCGAGGTGCTGGAAAAGGTGCGCGGCGGCCTGGTCGCGCAGGTTGAAGGCATTCGCGCGTTCCTCCCGGCCAGCCAGGTGGACACCCGCCGCGTCAACGACCTTGACCCCTACGTGGGCAAGCCGCTGATGGTCAAGCTCATCGAGCTAAACCGCAAGCGCAACCGCGTCATCATCAGCCACCGCGCCATTCTGGAAGCCCAGAAGGCCAAGGCCCGTGAAGAAACCGTGGGCCAGCTGGAAGCCGGCGCCCAGTTTGAAGGCGAAGTCGTGGAAATCACCGACTTCGGCGTGTTCGTGAACCTGGGCGGTATTGACGGCTTGGTTCACCGCAGCGAGCTGACCTACGGCCGCTTTAACCACCCCCGCGACGTGGTCAAGGTGGGCGACAAGGTGCAGGTACAGGTCATGGACGTCGACGGTGGGCGCGAGCGCATCAACCTGTCTATGAAGGCCCTCACCCAGGACCCCTGGGAAGGCGCCACCGAGCGCTACAGCATTGGCCAGAAGGTCAACGGTAAGGTCACCAACCTCACCAACTTCGGCGCCTTCGTGGAACTGGAGTCGGGCCTGGAAGGGCTGGTCCATGTCAGCGAAATGAGCTGGACCAAGCGCGTGCGTCACCCCAACGAAGTCATGAAGGAAGGCGACGAAGTTGAGGCCGTCATCCTGCGCATTGACCCCAAGGACCGCCGCATCAGCCTCGGGATTCGTCAGACCACGGATGATCCCTGGAGCGCGCTGCCTGACCGCTACCCACCCGGCACCCCCGTGAAGGGCAAGATCACCGGCATGACCGACTTCGGCGTCTTTATGGAAATCGAGGAAGGCATTGAGGGTCTGATTCACATCAGCGAACTGGACACCCAGCGCGTGAACAACCCCGCCGACCTGTTCAAGAAGGGTGACGAGATTGAAGCCGTCATTCTGAACATTGACCCTGTGGAACAGCGCGCCAGCCTGAGCCGTCGCCGCTTCCTGGGTGGCGGCAGCGTCCCCGCCCAGCGCGACTACGTGTCGCAGGGTGGCGGCGCCCGCAGCGACCGCTACAGCAGCGGTGGCGGGCAGGGTGGCCCACGCGGCGCCGGTGGCCGTGGCGGTCGCCGTGGCGACGCCGACTACGCTTACAACGCCAAGGACGCCCAGCAGGGCGGCAAGATCAGCACCAAGCTGGGCGACGTGTACGCCGACCTGTTTGCGCAGTTTGGTCTGGGCAGCGACAAGAAGGCCGACACTCCCGAAACCGAAGGCAAGGACGACACCCAGGGCTAAGCCCCAGGCAAGTCCAAGAACACCCTGAGCCAAAGCGGCCCGGGGTGTTCTTGCGTTTAGATGTGGAAGGTAGATAAGAGGGGCCGTGCCTCTTCGCAGTGAAGGTGAGAGCGTCTTTTGCAAGATCACTCCGTCCATTACGCCTACATGCCAGAAAAGAATCAGTCGGCCAACGCCAAGTAATTCAGGCCGCCGTCTCCCCTCCTCCGCAACGTTCTACCGCCGCTGAAATTTTCTGTGTAGAGGGCTGTGCCTCCAATGGGTTGCTTGTTGTCTCTAGGCACACCGAGGAGGCGTGACCGTCTCTCAGGAGGCGTCATCCTGTGCCCAACTTAGCTGTCTGCGCTTCCTGCAAGGTCGAAGGTCGTGTGCAAGAACCATCCAGCCTGTAAGACTCACGCTATCCCCTACCCCGGATGCCGCGCCGCAGCAAATGTCGCCTGGGCGCTGAAGTCGCCGGGCATCTTCTCGTACTCGCCTTCAGCGTTGAGTTCCCAGGAACCGCGTGTATCGGCCCACTCCGTGTCCAGAATGCTCAGAAAGGCCTCGCGGTGGCGGTCATCAAGCACGGGCGCGATCACCTCGACGCGGCGGTCCAGGTTGCGGCTCATCCAGTCGGCGCTGCCAAAGTACACTTCCGGGCTGCCGCCATTACCGAACGCAAAGACGCGGGCATGTTCCAGGTAGCGGCCCAGCAGGCTGCGCACCCGGATGGTCTGCGACTGTTCGGGCATGCCGGGGCGCAGGCAGCAGACCCCGCGAATAATCATCTCGATCCTCACACCGACACTGGCCGCGCGGTAAAGCGCCTCAATCAGGCCAGGGTCGGTAAGCTGATTGAGCTTGACGCGCACCCAGGCGTCCAGGCCATCGCGGGCGTGGGCGGCTTCCCGCTCCAGCAGCGCCTCAAAGCCGGTGCGGGCCGTGTCAGGGGCCACCAGCAGGTGCGTATACTCCGCCTCGGCGTAGCCGGTCAGGTGGTTAAACAGCTCGGCCACATCGGCGCCCAGATCGGGATCAGCCGAGAGCAGGCTCAGGTCGGTGTACAGGCGCGCGGTCTTGGCGTTGTAGTTGCCAGTGCCGATATGCACGTAGCGCCGCAGGCCGCCTTCCTCGCGCCGCACAATCATGGTGACCTTGGCGTGGGTTTTCAGGCCCGCCACGCCGTACACCACGTGCGCCCCGGCCCGTTCCAACTTTCTGGCCCAGGAAATATTGCGCTGCTCGTCAAAGCGGGCTTTGAGTTCAATCAGGGCCACCACCTGCTTGCCGTTTTCAGCGGCGGCGCGCAGGGCCGACAGCAGGCGCGGGTCGTCGCCTGTGCGGTAGAGCGTCTGCTTGATGGCCAGCACCTGCGGGTCGCGGCTGGCCTCTTCCAGAAAGTCCAGAATGTTGGCAAAGCCGTCGTAGGGATGGTGCAGCAGCACGTCCCCCTGACGAATGGTGTCAAAGATGCCGTCCTCTTCGTCACCGTCCAGGTCCGGCACGGCGGGCGAGTATGGGGCGAAGGTCAGCTCCGGGCGCTTGACGGGCAGCCCCATCAGATCGGCGGTGCCCAGCGGGCCTTCCAGGGTAAAGATGTCCTCGGAATCCAGGCGCAGGCGCTCTTGGAGGAAGGTAATCAGGGCGGGAGGCGTGTCGCGCATGACCTCCAGCCGCACCGCCGACCCAAAGCGGCGGCGGCGCAGGCCGTCTTCAATGGTAGCCAGCAGGTCCTCGGCTTCTTCTTCCTCGAACTCGTAATCGGTGTTGCGCGTCACGCGGAAGGCGTGGGCCGCCAGCACCTCACGGCCCTTGAACAGTTCTTCAATATGGGCGGCAATCACGTCTTCAAGCAGGAGGACCGTGTCGGCAATACAGACGGCGCGCGGCAGCACCCCCACCGGCACCTTTACACGGGCAAATTCCGGCTCCTCGTCCTCGCCGGAGGCCAGCAGCACCGCCAGATTCAGGCTGAGGTTGCTGAGGTACGGAAAGGGGTGGCTGGGGTCCACGACCAGCGGCGTCAGAACCGGCTGAATCTCGGCCAGGTAGTGCTCGCGCAGCTGCGCGCGGGCCCGGCGGCCCAGCTCTGAGGTCTTGGCCAGCTTGACGCCCTGCCGGTTCAGGTCGCGCAGGGTCCGGCGGGTCGCGGTCTCGATTTCGCGCAGCATGGCCTGGGTCCGTTCACGCACCAGGGCCAGCGTTTCGCGGGGCAGCAGGCCGTCGGGGCCGGGGGTGTTCACGCCCGCCGCAATCTGGCGGTGAACCCCCGCCACGCGCACCATGAAAAACTCGTCAAGGTTGCTGCCGCAGATGGCGGCGTATTTCAGGCGCTCCAGAGGCGGATTGCGCTCGTCGCGAGCCTCGGCCAGCACCCGCTCGTTAAACGCCAGCCAGGACAGCTCGCGGTTCAGAAACTCGCTCTGGGCATTGGCGACGGTGCTGTGGGTCCTGGGTGCCGCTGGCCTCTCCTGCGCGGGCGACGCACCGGCCGCCTTGGCCGTTCGCCGCCGACGGGCAGCAGGCACAGAGGCGGAGGGCGACGCGGGACGCTCGGTGTTCTTGGGGGGCACAGTGACAGACTCCTTGGGACAAACTCCACGGGGCAGTAGAGGGCAGGACGGTCAGGTGAACGTCAACGCCCAGGGTATACCAGCGCGGCGGCGGCGCCGCCCAGGGTCAAGGTTCGGCCTGAAGAGACGACAGGCCCTGCATGGTGGCGGAAAATGCCCGTGTACCTTCTTGCAGGGCCGCCAGCCAGCGGGGCAGCGCCGCGCAGAACGCTGCCGGAGTGTCATATAGCCCCTCAACGCTGGCCCAGACCTCGCCGTCAGCGGTGTGCAACTTGACCAGCTTGGCTGTGCGGTTAACCTCGTCGCAGGCGTACAGCGCCGCGCCGTGGTCCTCGTCGGTGGTCAGGGGCCATAGCCCAGGCCGCAGCAGGTGGTAGAACACCTCGTCCCCAGCCTGAGGCAGCAGAAAATACTGTTCCCCCTCAAACGCCAGGGACAGACCCCACTCGCCCTCGGCCTGCACCGTAAAGCCCTGGCCACGCAGCAGGTCAGCTACAGTCGGCGCTGGCAGGGTGGCCTGCTGACCAGTAGCCGCGCGGCGCGTCACGCCTTCACCCGGCGTCGGGCCCGGCGCCGCAGCGGTCGCCCGTCCAGCGAGGCGGCCTGGCCCTGGCCTGCACGCGCCGACAGGGCCGCCAGCGTCACCCGCCGGGGCCGCAGTGGCGTCAGGGGCGGTGGGTCGGGGGCCTTCGATTCCCGCAGCGTGGGCACGAGAGGCGCCGCCTGCTCTGGTTCGCCAGGTGCGGGCTTGCGTTTGGTCTTTTTCTGCGGGCATTCCAGCATGTGGCCCCCTGCGGCACGGTGAAGTGCCCCCAGTGTACGCCCTGGCCGTCAGGCACACGGCGGCCAGACTGGCTGAGGAGGCACTGGCCGGCTATGCCAGCTTTCGCAGGAGGGCGCTGTCTTTGGATTGTACGGCCGTTCCGGTGGAGATCAGAAAGGGCTCTGCTGATGGCACCGCCCTCTGAACACCGGCTTCCCATCAGCCCACTTCTTCCCCGACTCGGTCCTCGCCGCAGCGACCGGAGGCCGCACCTCCTCTCCGATTGACAACCTCTCTCAGGCTGATTCCAGCGGCGCCACATACACCTGACCGTCCTCCAATTCAGTGCGGTACAGGCGCACGGGCTTGACGGCGGGCAGCGTCTTGGCCTTGCCAGTGCTTAACTCGAACTTGGCGCCGTGCTTTTCGCAGGTGATGCGCCCCGCGCTGACCTCGCCGCCCAGCAGCGGGTAATCCTTGTGGGTGCAGTTGTTGCGCAGGGCGTAGTACTGACCTTCAAAGTTCACCACCACCACGCTGACCCCATTCACCAGGACCGCAACCTGACTTCCTTCGGGGAGGTCAGTCTGCTGGCCCACCAACACGCGCTCACTCATGAGGGCCGAGTCTAGCGCGCGAGGCAGCGCTACAGGCGCTATACCCCGCAGCCGCTCTCTAAAGGCGTCTGACGCAGGCCAGATGGCCTCCATTCAGTCACGCCGACCCCTACCCCTTCGTAATAGGCGGCCTGAACGGCAATCTCCATGCGGCCGTCGCCGTTCAGGTCAGCCAGCCCGGCCAGCCGGTAGAGATTGGCCATCGGCATGGGCACGTCGCTGCCAGGGTCCCAGGGCTTGAGCGGCGCCACATGCGCCCCCAGCGTGACGGTCTTGACCCCACTGCCCGCCACATGCCGCAGGAGCAGCAGGCTGTAGTCACCCGGCTGGCCCACGGGCGGCGGAGACTCACCGCTACGCTCGGCAAAGCGGCTGGCCTCAATGATGACCTCCTGGGTGCCGTTGCCATCCAGGTCGGCGCGCACCAGCCGGGTGATCTGAACATTCGGATTCTGAAGGCCCCGCCGCACCAGTTCGGCGCGGACGAGGCTGGCATAGACCGCATTCGTGTTGGGCAACACCGTGACGGGCCGGGGCTGCGCCCGCATGCCACCAGCGACAAACAAGGTGGACAGCGCCAGCTGCGCGGCGGGCCGCACGGCCACCTCTGAAGCCCATTCACAGGGGGAGTCCAGCGTGGCCGGCTTCTGGCCCCGCACTGTCTGCGGCGCCTGCCCCAGTGCCAGGCGGGTGTAGGTTTCCTGGCCCGTCAGCCGGGCGCGGGCGGCGTCAGGGTCCAGCCAACGGTCCCCCACCCACGCCCCCAGAAAATACGGCGTGGCCTGGCCCGGCAGGGCCGCCAGCACCGGATATACCTTGGTCACCGGCGCAGCAGTGGCCGGCAGCAACAGCAGCAAAGCAGGAATCAGCAGGCGCATGGCCCAGCCTACGGCCTGCGCGCCACCAGAAAGCTGAGGAGCAGCGGCAAGCTCCTTATCAATGGGCCGGGCGAGAGGCCAGAGACAGGCCGCGCAGGCAGCAGTGTCCCAGCCACCTCAGCAGAGTCTTCCCCGGCGGTTTCAACGGGATAGACGGTCCTCTGCTCCAGCCTGCTCAACAGTGATGCGGTTGCCCCAGGGGTCACGCAGCCGCAGCACATCGGTCTCTTCTTCCAGCTCTGCCCGGCCGCTCAGATGGGCCCGCAGGGCAGTCAGATCTGGCGTCTGGACCGTGAGGCCCGCTAGACCTGCGGCCTCGGCCGTCGGTCGGGGTTGCCCCGCTGTGTGCCACTCGTTGAGGCCGATGTGGTGGTGATACCCGCCCCACGACAAAAACGCCGCGCTGCCCATGTCGGCCACCAGGTCCAGGCCCAGCGTCTCGCCGTACCACGCCGCCGCCTGCGCTGCGTGGCCGACCTTCAGGTGAACATGCCCAATGGCGGTGCCGGCCGGCGCAGCGTAGGGGGCAGTCGTGAGGTGGCGGGGGTCTAGTCCTGCGGCCGCCAACACCGCTGCCGTGTCCACCGCCTGCGTGCCCATCTGCACCTGACCGCCTTGCCACACCCAGGTGTCGCGCGGCCGGTCTGCATAGACCTCAATGCCGTTGCCCTCGGGGTCCTGAAGATAAAACGCTTCACTGACGAGGTGGTCACCGCTGCCAATCCGCAGCCCCAGGCCCGCCGCGTGCGCCAACCAGCGGCCCAGGTCGGCGCGGGTGGGGAGCAAAAAGGCGGTGTGATAGAGCCCCGGCCGGCTGACCGGCGCAGACGGCCACTGCGGCGCCGCCTGGATGTGCAGCAGCGGCGTGCCCTGGGCACTGAGCACCGCGCGCTGGGCGCCCAGCCAGCTCACGCTGAGCCCCAACAGGCGCTGATAGAACGCGGCCAGGCCCTGAAGGTCACGCGCCGCCAGTTCCACTGGTCCCATGTGGGTCGAGGAAGCAAGAACGGAAGTCATAGCTAACAGCATGACAGCCTAGGTTTGAAAAATCAACTGATTTATTTTTTAAAAGACACTTTTGAGGCTTTGAATTGCTCTCGCAGCCTCTTCGGCTGCCAGCTTCACTCCACTTTTCGCCTCTCCCTCTAAAGAAGGATGCTCAGCAGCCCGGTGAAGTATTGACTCAGGTGAGTCACTTACACATCGAGAGAGTCTTGGAGGTTTTTCATGGTTCAGTCCACCTTTGCCGCCGTTCTGGATGCCCTGCATGACCTCGCCCGTCTGGCCCTGCCTGCGGGGCTGCTGCTGGGTGCGGGGCTGATTGCCCTGCTGCTGCTGAGCCTGCTGGACCGGCCCCGCGCCCGCGCCGCGCTGGGCTGGCTGACGGCCCAGGCGCCCCAAGTGGCCGCGTGGTGCCTGGTGGCCCTGGCCCTGGGCGCGGGGCTGCTGGCCGTGACGGTCACGCGCCGCGCCGTGGACACCCGCCTCAGCGCCCAGCAGAGCGCACGCTACGCCAACGCCGCCGACCCGGACGGCGGGCAAACCGCCCAGCAGGCCCCAAGCGCCGCACTGCTGGAAACCCGCACCTACACCCGCAGCCTGGCCCTGCCACGCGACGTGGTGACCCGCATAGGTGTGAATGACGGCTGGAGCCAGTTGCTGCCGTATCTGGGAGGCGCCGCAGGCAGCGTGCAGGACCTGCAAGAAGGTTTTACGCGCCAGGGCGAGACCCTGACCTACAGCCGGGCCGTCACGCTGCTGACCGAACGGCCCGTAGACCTGGACCGGGCGGCCATCCGGGCCAACCTGGCTTTTACCGACCCGGCCGGTGGGCGTGCCAGCTTTTACAACGCTGCCTTTGACGCGACCTACGCCTTCACCAATCCACTGGACGAGGCCGCCACCATGCGCTTTTTCTTTCCCCTGCCGCAGGGGAGCGGCACCCTGAGCGGCTTTCAGTTCGTGGTGAATGGCAAGCCGCTGCGGCCAGGCACCGCGCTGGAGGGCGCGGCCTGGGAAGGAGAGGTTCCGGCGCGGGGCACGGTCAGGGTGCAGGTGCGCTACGCCCACCAGGGCGCGCGGGCCTGGAGCTATGTCCTGAGCCGCCGCGAGGCCCTGCGCGACCTCGACCTGACCCTCACCACCAACCGGCCAGCCAAATTTCAGCGGTACGCGCTGTTCCCGACATCCCAGACCCGTACAGTGCTGGGCAGCCAGCACACCCTCCGCTGGCGACTAACCGATGTGATTACTGCGCAGGACGTGGCGGTTGTGTTTACTGGTGGCAACCTGCGGGAAACGCTACACAAGGTGCATCTGGGACAGGCGGCGGCCCTGGGTCTGGCCGCGCTACTTTGCGTGTTGTGGGCACTGACCCGGCGCCTCCCGCTGCGGCCCCTGACCCTGACAATGAGTCTGCTGGGGCTGGCACTGGGCTTTGTGCTGGGCGGCGTGCTGACGGCCTATCTGCCCCCGCTGCTGGCCGAGGGAGCAGGCAGCCTGACTGGCCTGGGGCTGGCCTGGCTGCTCCTCTCACCTGTGCAGCGACGGTACCTGCGAGTTCCCCTCGTCCTGTGCGCTGCGCTGCCGCTGACCTTCCTGAGTGGAGGGCACGCGGGCCTGCTGGTTACGGCACTGGCCACTCTGGCCCTGCTGACGCTGCAGTGGCCAGCAAGGGAGGTCAGAGCGGCATAAAAGAAGGGCCGGCCTGGGCAGTGTCCAGGCCGGCCCCTGCTTGCATTTTGTGCCTCGCCAATTGATTTGGCCAGACTGAGTCGAAGACCACAGCTGTTTTAGGGTGTGGCCAACTCAGTGCGTCCTCAGGTGTGCCAAGTGAGTTGGCCAAAAACAGACATCTTCATGAGCGCCAGGGTTCGTGCGGTGAACAAGCTAAGCTGAACACTCCGCGCAGCGTCACGGCCAGGTCGAGTGGACAGGGGCACCCACACCAGCGTCCGCCAACCGTCCTGGCACAGGACATCAGGGGACGTGCCGGTGCAGGGACTACTCAGTTCATTGGCAGAACTGCTCAAAGCAAATGGCGATGGACAATTATTTACTGCAATCAGGATTGAACATTATGTGCCTCGCCATTTGAGTTGGCTATACTGCTGCGAAGAACACAGTAAGTTTAGAAATTAGACAAACGTGCACTGGACATTGGTCTGCCAAGCTATTTGGCCCTAAAGAGGAATCTTCATAAGTGAGTTTATGGATGTGACGACTAGTTAGCGAACAATTGTTATTCAGTGGAACCATGCATCACCATTGAATTGGCAGAGAACAACTCTCATACACTCTCTCATATCTTCAGAACAGCTTCTCTTCCTCAGAGAGATACATCGACTTCGGTACTGTGAGACAGTATATATCTGTCTCAATCAAACGAAATTCCGTTCCTAGAAACTTCGATATTGACTTTGCTAGTGACATCATTAGAGGATATGGGACATGAGAAATATTCCCACTGCCACCAGCCTCCGCAGCGCGCAGAACATCATGTACAATTACTGGCAAAGCAGCGGAAAACCTCACTACATCGTGCTAGGTAATCACACTGAAGACCGCCAAACCTATTTCATCTGTACATTCAGTGAAGTTAAGATGCTGATAGCTGCCGGATATGAATTGTGGAACTCTTAAAGCTGCGTTATCTAATTCAAATAAACAACTCTAAAAACTTCCAAACCCTAACTAAGTATCTCATCTCAGCGATGTAATACAACTTATATGAGTAGATGTACAATTCAACTTCCAGATCTTAAATAGATTCATCGAGGCTTGAAAATAAAACAGAAATGAAGGAGATTTCATAAAACTAAATTCCCCAATCTACTAATATTTTAGGAACTAACAAATCTATTTCAAATCATACCTCTAAACTAGCAAGCTGAACCCAATCGATTAATTATCCGAATTGTATAAGCCACACATTGGTGAATCAACAAATGATTTAACAAAGTCAGTATGCTCCAGTCTCCGTTCTATAACGCTGTTCTGACCTTGAAGGATTACTTTGATAGATCCAGCACAGTATTCATTGGATTTTTGACTAGCACTTGGCAGCAAAGTTAAATGTTTTGAGTACTCATCTAATAAAACAGGATTAAATGAACTTTCTGGAGAGCATTGCTTTGAAAGTTGCGTGCAGAGAATCTTTATCTCCGGCTTCGATGAAATAACAGTATCAACAACCGCCCTCAAAGGATTAGAATATTTATTTCTACTTATAGAAAAAATAACGGATTTCGGGCGAACTACATCAATAAGAGATTGAGTAAACTCTTCCATATTTGTGCCGCTACCTGCTAGCCCCCCGTGATGCGGAAAAATAAGGATGTCCGAGTCTATAGCGACGTTATTAGCTTTTATAAAATCAAGAGACTGACCATCCATGTCTCCACCGAATAGAGCAATCCGATGGCCTGCATGATACACAGAGTACACAGCCGAAGCACTATTGCTAGTAATTGGTACCCCTGTCGTAGATCTGCCTCCATTTCCTAAAAAAGCCGTACTACCTGGAGGGGCTACGGTGTATATAGCAATGTCTGCAAATTCGCATGACGCATGGGAAGAAGCATACTGTAAATGCAGTTTTGTGTTATTTCTGCTAATAGAGTCGTCAACAGCTATCTGTAGCCTCCGCATATTCGCTCCATCTTTTTTCAAATCAGGGCATAGATGCAGATTTTTAACTATGAGGTTTCTACTGGATAAAATCGCTGTTAGACCTCCAATGTGATCTTCGTCAGCGTGTGAGATGAAAACGTGTTCGATGGAAGAAACACTCAACTTACTCAGCGTTTGGACAAGGCTTGCACCTGGAGCGGCGTCTATGACGGCAAACAAGCCCTGACTCTCTATAATAGAGGCATTTCCATGTCCAACATCAAGTATCAGCAGCTGATCCATAAGATTATTCTCTTACATCCATAGAGCTCAAGAAGGATCCCAGAGCAGATTCATTAGTGTTGTTCGGCCATTCAAAATTTTCGAAGTAGAATTCATCCGAAATATCTGCACCAATATTTACCTCTGCAAAAATGTGAATGATTCCATCTTCAGATTCTTGAAGCCCTTTACGGATCCTTTCCTCAGCCCCTAAACCCATAAGCTCAACAGGAAAACGCACTGCTGATGCCGA is a genomic window containing:
- a CDS encoding ComEC/Rec2 family competence protein, whose protein sequence is MDQLLILDVGHGNASIIESQGLFAVIDAAPGASLVQTLSKLSVSSIEHVFISHADEDHIGGLTAILSSRNLIVKNLHLCPDLKKDGANMRRLQIAVDDSISRNNTKLHLQYASSHASCEFADIAIYTVAPPGSTAFLGNGGRSTTGVPITSNSASAVYSVYHAGHRIALFGGDMDGQSLDFIKANNVAIDSDILIFPHHGGLAGSGTNMEEFTQSLIDVVRPKSVIFSISRNKYSNPLRAVVDTVISSKPEIKILCTQLSKQCSPESSFNPVLLDEYSKHLTLLPSASQKSNEYCAGSIKVILQGQNSVIERRLEHTDFVKSFVDSPMCGLYNSDN
- a CDS encoding GNAT family N-acetyltransferase translates to MPQPLVRPLTPQDRAACLRIFLSNVPDFFLPTERADFETDLNETPQYLVVEIEGEVVACGGVALDDDMQTGFFVWGMVARERQGQGLGTVLVDARLRLLRDLGARRVCLDTSQLTAPFYERLGFEVRQRTPEGYGRGLDRLEMERAL
- a CDS encoding non-heme iron oxygenase ferredoxin subunit; the encoded protein is MSERVLVGQQTDLPEGSQVAVLVNGVSVVVVNFEGQYYALRNNCTHKDYPLLGGEVSAGRITCEKHGAKFELSTGKAKTLPAVKPVRLYRTELEDGQVYVAPLESA
- a CDS encoding VOC family protein, with translation MTSVLASSTHMGPVELAARDLQGLAAFYQRLLGLSVSWLGAQRAVLSAQGTPLLHIQAAPQWPSAPVSRPGLYHTAFLLPTRADLGRWLAHAAGLGLRIGSGDHLVSEAFYLQDPEGNGIEVYADRPRDTWVWQGGQVQMGTQAVDTAAVLAAAGLDPRHLTTAPYAAPAGTAIGHVHLKVGHAAQAAAWYGETLGLDLVADMGSAAFLSWGGYHHHIGLNEWHTAGQPRPTAEAAGLAGLTVQTPDLTALRAHLSGRAELEEETDVLRLRDPWGNRITVEQAGAEDRLSR
- a CDS encoding 30S ribosomal protein S1, which codes for MEDNTQTPAQQGGTQPTTGTTQPSAPTPVEEREYPAMTMEDILASEAQEPQSVTRGDIVDGTIVFIGQEGIAVDIGAKVEGIIPLNQLGDEPVTLEQAQEMYKAGEQIEAYVVRVDLPNSQIVLSKKRADQDKGWRVLEKMQEQGEAFEVEVLEKVRGGLVAQVEGIRAFLPASQVDTRRVNDLDPYVGKPLMVKLIELNRKRNRVIISHRAILEAQKAKAREETVGQLEAGAQFEGEVVEITDFGVFVNLGGIDGLVHRSELTYGRFNHPRDVVKVGDKVQVQVMDVDGGRERINLSMKALTQDPWEGATERYSIGQKVNGKVTNLTNFGAFVELESGLEGLVHVSEMSWTKRVRHPNEVMKEGDEVEAVILRIDPKDRRISLGIRQTTDDPWSALPDRYPPGTPVKGKITGMTDFGVFMEIEEGIEGLIHISELDTQRVNNPADLFKKGDEIEAVILNIDPVEQRASLSRRRFLGGGSVPAQRDYVSQGGGARSDRYSSGGGQGGPRGAGGRGGRRGDADYAYNAKDAQQGGKISTKLGDVYADLFAQFGLGSDKKADTPETEGKDDTQG
- the ppk1 gene encoding polyphosphate kinase 1, with amino-acid sequence MPAARRRRTAKAAGASPAQERPAAPRTHSTVANAQSEFLNRELSWLAFNERVLAEARDERNPPLERLKYAAICGSNLDEFFMVRVAGVHRQIAAGVNTPGPDGLLPRETLALVRERTQAMLREIETATRRTLRDLNRQGVKLAKTSELGRRARAQLREHYLAEIQPVLTPLVVDPSHPFPYLSNLSLNLAVLLASGEDEEPEFARVKVPVGVLPRAVCIADTVLLLEDVIAAHIEELFKGREVLAAHAFRVTRNTDYEFEEEEAEDLLATIEDGLRRRRFGSAVRLEVMRDTPPALITFLQERLRLDSEDIFTLEGPLGTADLMGLPVKRPELTFAPYSPAVPDLDGDEEDGIFDTIRQGDVLLHHPYDGFANILDFLEEASRDPQVLAIKQTLYRTGDDPRLLSALRAAAENGKQVVALIELKARFDEQRNISWARKLERAGAHVVYGVAGLKTHAKVTMIVRREEGGLRRYVHIGTGNYNAKTARLYTDLSLLSADPDLGADVAELFNHLTGYAEAEYTHLLVAPDTARTGFEALLEREAAHARDGLDAWVRVKLNQLTDPGLIEALYRAASVGVRIEMIIRGVCCLRPGMPEQSQTIRVRSLLGRYLEHARVFAFGNGGSPEVYFGSADWMSRNLDRRVEVIAPVLDDRHREAFLSILDTEWADTRGSWELNAEGEYEKMPGDFSAQATFAAARHPG